In the genome of Vespa crabro chromosome 16, iyVesCrab1.2, whole genome shotgun sequence, the window GTTGCACATGATTTAGAGTTATTTACTGTCTTCTCCTCACTGTTTGTTTATACTGTAGGTTCATCAACCTGTGAGCCAGATGCCTGTTCATCTTTCGCAATCAATAAGATAACTTCCAAATCGATTTGATTATTGATCAAATTATTTAGTGTTTCTATAAGCAAAAACAACAAAACATGATTATGATTGTATCACTCGTGTACGCACAAAACCAGGTGAATGAACGATTTGTCCCACCACTTGTGTAGACCCATCgccaaattaaatattaacaataatccaTAATACTGCAAGCAGTAGATATTAAAAGACCGTTActtattcgttatttttaccGTATCTATGGACGTTGACGATTGGCGGTTGGGCGCTGATAAGTTTAATGCCTCTTCCAATTCCATTGTGGAAGAGGATAAGAAAGGAGTAATATGTAGGGCTACCATTATAGGATTGCAGACGACAAAAAATAGGGTTGATGATTTCGGAAGCTACAAGTCTCTTTGTTACGACTTTGTTGCAACGGCTTGTTGTTCGTCTGATGTTTCGTTATAAGGTATATACGACCTCATGATGGCACTACTTCGTTCTCTTATGTGATGATTTAGCTTCTTCGATTGCTCACAGTGTCATCAGAATCTGCCTCGAAGGACCAAAATTATGTTGCATCGTGAGGGCGCAATTATGAGAGCGTTTCCAGATATGCGTTTTGCACTGAACTAGCGATGATAGTCAATTTGCATGAAGAATTTCCCCTGTCTCTTCCTTGTCGGAGTTATAGACTCACTGGTCGCGATGAATAAGGGTGGTGGCACTAGGCTAGGATGCCGTTGAAGACCATCAGCAAAATAACATTGGCCGCATTCCCGCAAATTAATGGGAGAACGTGCATTCCTTTAAAGGATCCCGTAAGACTTGCGAAGTGGATgcgcgataataaaaattacgttcATTGAAGCagtatatttaatgaaattaatttattaaaccttaattattatttatcgtaatgATCGGTGACTTAAGTGCAGCAGAAGGTATGTCAAGGAATTCAATACTGTTCGTAGCAGATGTAGGCTCCTTCCGTACACAATGTGAAGCACGTAATCTCAAATTATAATCTGATATCTCTGAATTAGTATCTGAATCATTTCCTTTCGGAATAGGAAATTATCAGTTGTTATATTTCTACCTTGTTTTAGATATGGTTCGGCtaattttaatgttacaaACTCGCCCGACGATTTTGAGCATCGAATTTCATCTTTCCCCATGTAAGGGTAACTGTTGTTTAGACGTCAACTGCTAACCAAAACTTAATGCCAAATTTATGAGGTTTATTTGGCATATATTGCGTAAACTTGCATCGGGCTTTCGTTGGAAATAATTGTTCATCTATCGATATGTTTTCATATGGCTTACAACAAGCCTGGCTATTACTTATATATCTGTTCCATATTTCGGATATCAGCGtaaatttatctatttgtAATCTTTCGGAAtgttggtttttctttttgtcaaaGCGTATGAATTTCAGAATTTCTGTAAATTTATCTGTACTTATTGTGTTTGCAAAGAAAGCGAATCCCCATTTTTTCGACCATAAATAAAAAGCTTTCAATGATCTCGCTTCATATGCCCGGGCATATAGAATATCTAAAAAACTACGTAAACTAAGCAACTGTGATTGTCCAGTCTTTTTTCAAAACTTGATGTGCCTCCGTTTCAGTGCAATCTTTTATGTGTTCCATTATGTGTCtgtcaattattaattcaaaagCACTAGTTACACAACCCAACATATTTTTCTTGGCGTAGCCAATAGATCTTGCGATATCCTTGAATATCATACGAACGGGCGTCTTACCCCCAGATCCGCCTGCCTTCAGTTTTATCCACTGTGTCCCGTCAACTACAATTTCAATTTCACTCATTACATTTTGAGATATGCTTGAAGTGCTCATCCTCTCATCTTCGGAGTCAAAACTAGAAAGAATACGCATCCTTTTCTTATTACGACACACTTTAAAGAAGTTTTCCTCTTCACTATCTGAAGATCCTCCTATCTCTCCACTTTcgatatatttagaaatttcaCTCTCCTCTTTGCTTTGGTCTAATTCATACTGATCTTCTTCAGAAGTATCCTCAGAATAATCTTCGttgatattaacaattctgtttaatattttattatatctcctGGATTTACTCATGATAGAAAAGAAGGGGGATtggtcaaaataaaaaatactgtGCCCAAATTCAATTACCCTATTGTAAATAGAATAAACGAAAACTGTCtacaataaatgaaagaaaattgtacACACTATCTTTGAAAAACATTCTTACTCGATCACTGCAACAATTATACTGAACATCACTTCTTGTTTTAAAGGTTTCTGCGGCGATAAGGTAGGCGATTTCAGACAAAAAGACAAATATGAAGACAAAGACTAAAACTCAGACCATACAATcggcttttctcttttatcaacTAGACCGTCAATTGGACGGGTTTCGTAGAGATAGGTATACTACatacaaatttcaaaatttagaaggcttaggaaaaaaataattgagtgTATAAATTCTTTGGatgaaatgattaatttacAATGTAAAATGGTTAAAATTAATGCTATGGTTTTTTGGCTATTTCATTTCAAAGTTTGAAATCCGTCAAATTGACGGGTCCTGAACACCTAATGTTAAACATTCTCCTGCTAGATGAAAGCAGTCTGAGTTGGTTGCCAAAAGCTTCAacacattttttcctttcctccgcGTTTAAATTAACCAAGCACAGTAATGATTCTACCTAATCTGCTCtatcacttttattaattCCATTCTCCTGAGGCTTACACTGATTATTCCagtgattattatcgaaatgatCTTGAAGCTAGCTGCAATATTTTGGCATCCGAATTTTGATACactgtaattaataattggttttcatacattgtatattctaGTAATATCAGCGTTGGCATGACAATCTCATGATCCTCGTAGGTAGTCGTAAAATAGGCTCATCTctgatcatttttaattagcGAGTCTCTAGTATATATTTCTGACAATGATTCCAATCTGGGAATATATCCTTTCCTAACTTCTTTATTCTCTACGTGGCACCGAAATAAAATACTGTTCCTAACGACGATATGAATTATTTCCCTATCAATGAACAATATTTCCTGACTCGAGATTTCGTCCTTTGACGTAATTCACATTTGCACTCCTTTCAGGACTCCTTTCAGGAATTCACTTCAGAATTCCGTCCTGCTCTATGGGAAAAGTCGATTCAACCAAATGAAAACGGACTAGTTTCacaaaaagatttatattgaGCGAAACTTTCGGATAGATATGGCTACTCGTTATGctacttattcttataatcttATTTTCGTTTCCATATCATAGTTACTGACTGCGTTATTACCAAAAATTGTGCTGTTACTGACGCTTTATAGTATTATTTAGTCGTCTAAATTTGATCAATAACTCTTTACGgtcatattaaatttatatacatgggTATCGATATAGGCTATGGATGCAAATACGCACCTGGCAAAAATGATCAGTGTACTATGgtcaaaatgtatattttcgaCAATTTCCATTTAGTAGACATCTCATTATATAACTCGTATATCCTGTATCAATGTATAACTAGTAAAAACtacaatataacaattttcatCTGTCACTAATCAAACAAATTCTGCAAAAATACCttcaaaatagaaaacaagagGGCGGTGGCAAAAGAAGCGTAGTAAACCTACCATTTCGTTTGACTGAGAGACATTTcccttaaaaaattttaaatgcaGAGAGAAAATTAACATGAAGAAAATGTATTGTCTGTAGAAGACAGCAAAGAAGGAAGGATACACTATATGAATGTAAGAAATGCAACGTCGGATTATGAGATGATACTTGTTTTGAGATTTATCATAcgcaaatgaattattaattttcctattgttttttcttaaaatatcaatgtattaaatattaatttcttaaaatacatatatttgaagCCTTTCCATGATTATATAATCCTTTTTatgatttgtttaattttctgATTTTGAATATCcaaatacattataa includes:
- the LOC124429765 gene encoding uncharacterized protein LOC124429765 produces the protein MSKSRRYNKILNRIVNINEDYSEDTSEEDQYELDQSKEESEISKYIESGEIGGSSDSEEENFFKVCRNKKRMRILSSFDSEDERMSTSSISQNVMSEIEIVVDGTQWIKLKAGGSGGKTPVRMIFKDIARSIGYAKKNMLGCVTSAFELIIDRHIMEHIKDCTETEAHQVLKKDWTITVA